In one window of Musa acuminata AAA Group cultivar baxijiao chromosome BXJ3-2, Cavendish_Baxijiao_AAA, whole genome shotgun sequence DNA:
- the LOC135631294 gene encoding remorin 4.1-like, with the protein MLNDQRHRINAVTPTTITAAPADDDDDHEGPSDNDEFRDIYPLATPSYPSRGRRREIWDGGSYPSSSHSVRSDAAVVENFSTMSREFSAMVVAGSTMHNDSNSSSSNNNNVDGGQNQLVRIGEDALEETNPLAIVPDSNPIPSPRRPPPGGDSAAADSVDELAVHLVMKEEVESRISAWQTAEVAKINNRCKRQEVIINGWESEQVEKASAWLKKVERKLDEQRAKAIEKMQNDVANAHKKAAEKRASAEGKRGTKVARVFELANFMRAVGRAPSKRSFF; encoded by the exons ATGTTGAATGATCAAAGGCATCGCATCAACGCTGTTACTCCCACTACTATTACAGCAGCACCagcggatgatgatgatgatcatgaagGCCCCAGCGACAACGACGAATTCCGCGACATCTACCCACTAGCTACCCCCTCCTACCCCAGCCGAGGCCGCCGGAGGGAGATCTGGGACGGCGGAAGCTACCCATCGTCCTCCCACTCGGTCAGGAGTGACGCCGCCGTCGTTGAGAACTTCTCTACTATGAGCAGGGAGTTCAGCGCCATGGTCGTCGCCGGCTCCACCATGCATAACGACAGCAACagtagcagcagcaacaacaacaacgtcGATGGCGGGCAGAACCAGCTGGTGAGGATAGGGGAAGACGCTCTGGAGGAGACCAACCCCCTGGCTATCGTCCCCGACAGCAATCCCATCCCGTCCCCCCGCCGCCCGCCGCCGGGTGGAGACTCCGCAGCGGCCGATTCCGTTGACGAGCTCGCAGTGCACCTGGTAATGAAGGAGGAGGTGGAGTCAAGGATATCGGCGTGGCAGACCGCGGAGGTGGCCAAGATCAACAACCGGTGCAAGCGCCAGGAGGTGATCATCAACGGGTGGGAGAGCGAGCAGGTCGAGAAAGCCAGTGCTTGGTTGAAGAAAGTCGAG AGGAAGCTGGATGAGCAGCGGGCGAAGGCGATCGAGAAGATGCAGAACGATGTGGCGAATGCGCACAAGAAGGCGGCGGAGAAGAGGGCGTCGGCGGAGGGGAAGAGGGGAACCAAGGTGGCCAGGGTGTTCGAGCTGGCGAACTTTATGAGAGCTGTGGGCAGAGCTCCTTCCAAACGCTCCTTCTTCTAG
- the LOC103975606 gene encoding F-box/FBD/LRR-repeat protein At4g00160 isoform X1 codes for MVDTDLKGDTISELPDAVLHQILSFLSTREAARTSVLSTRWRPLWSAVPSLHFYQEEFPRRESLLELVEGAWAARDADVTISTFRLVVSENIDRCYVRRWLENAAERNVEEVEIEVSVGSGDDGSGIVPDSLFRCQSLRSLKLVLPLWKVVFDDGAVGPGSLTTMHLKGIQSCKSSLGTLISSCPVLQELRLEDCYFDLLKITANELKWLTVSRCIFDAYNEVVISTPKLLSFHYTSGKAQGCFIRDMANLVDASIVLFNLSLQNSSVRAWSVSEIFKGLSHASSLTITYLGNQQLSVEEHLQYLPIFLNLKYLRLNILFSRECMEAIAYMLKHMPDLEILVVHNELVWYSIIEEHIWWTSKELTGGMLNRLKEIQLGNFGSSNHETEFIEFLVKNGRIAQDHDGSSLHQK; via the exons ATGGTGGACACGGACTTGAAGGGCGATACGATCAGCGAGCTTCCGGATGCCGTCCTCCACCAAATCTTGTCGTTTCTCTCGACGAGAGAGGCCGCGAGGACCAGCGTCCTGTCGACGCGGTGGCGGCCCCTGTGGTCTGCCGTCCCCTCTCTGCACTTCTACCAAGAGGAGTTCCCCCGGCGGGAATCGTTGCTGGAGCTCGTGGAAGGGGCATGGGCCGCCCGTGACGCCGACGTTACCATAAGCACCTTCCGTCTCGTGGTGTCGGAGAACATCGACCGTTGCTATGTCCGCAGATGGCTGGAGAACGCCGCAGAGAGGAACGTGGAGGAGGTCGAGATCGAGGTGTCCGTCGGCAGTGGCGACGATGGCAGCGGCATCGTGCCGGACTCCCTCTTCCGATGCCAGTCGCTCCGCAGCCTGAAACTGGTGTTGCCGCTATGGAAGGTGGTATTTGACGACGGTGCCGTCGGTCCTGGCAGCCTGACGACCATGCACCTGAAGGGGATCCAGTCTTGCAAGTCCTCCTTGGGCACGCTGATCTCCAGCTGCCCGGTACTTCAGGAGCTGCGCTTGGAAGATTGCTACTTTGACTTGCTGAAGATTACTGCAAACGAGCTCAAGTGGCTGACGGTGTCTCGCTGCATCTTCGACGCCTACAACGAGGTCGTGATCTCAACTCCAAAGCTTCTATCGTTCCACTACACTTCCGGGAAAGCACAGGGATGCTTCATTCGCGACATGGCCAATTTAGTCGATGCAAGCATCGTTCTTTTCAATCTGAGTCTTCAGAATTCAAGTGTTCGAGCATGGAGTGTCAGTGAGATCTTCAAGGGTCTTTCACATGCAAGCTCCCTAACGATTACATATCTGGGGAATCAG CAGCTCTCTGTGGAGGAACACCTACAATATTTGCCTATATTTCTTAACCTCAAGTACCTCAGATTAAACATCTTGTTCTCCAGGGAGTGCATGGAAGCCATCGCCTACATGCTGAAGCACATGCCTGATCTGGAGATTTTGGTGGTACACAATGAGCTG GTGTGGTACTCCATAATTGAAGAACACATATGGTGGACATCAAAAGAGCTTACCGGTGGAATGCTGAATCGACTCAAGGAAATCCAGCTAGGGAACTTTGGATCGAGCAACCATGAGACTGAGTTCATTGAATTTTTGGTGAAGAATGGAAGGATAGCACAAGATCACGATGGATCATCACTCCATCAAAAGTAA
- the LOC103975606 gene encoding F-box/FBD/LRR-repeat protein At4g00160 isoform X2: MVDTDLKGDTISELPDAVLHQILSFLSTREAARTSVLSTRWRPLWSAVPSLHFYQEEFPRRESLLELVEGAWAARDADVTISTFRLVVSENIDRCYVRRWLENAAERNVEEVEIEVSVGSGDDGSGIVPDSLFRCQSLRSLKLVLPLWKVVFDDGAVGPGSLTTMHLKGIQSCKSSLGTLISSCPVLQELRLEDCYFDLLKITANELKWLTVSRCIFDAYNEVVISTPKLLSFHYTSGKAQGCFIRDMANLVDASIVLFNLSLQNSSVRAWSVSEIFKGLSHASSLTITYLGNQLSVEEHLQYLPIFLNLKYLRLNILFSRECMEAIAYMLKHMPDLEILVVHNELVWYSIIEEHIWWTSKELTGGMLNRLKEIQLGNFGSSNHETEFIEFLVKNGRIAQDHDGSSLHQK, from the exons ATGGTGGACACGGACTTGAAGGGCGATACGATCAGCGAGCTTCCGGATGCCGTCCTCCACCAAATCTTGTCGTTTCTCTCGACGAGAGAGGCCGCGAGGACCAGCGTCCTGTCGACGCGGTGGCGGCCCCTGTGGTCTGCCGTCCCCTCTCTGCACTTCTACCAAGAGGAGTTCCCCCGGCGGGAATCGTTGCTGGAGCTCGTGGAAGGGGCATGGGCCGCCCGTGACGCCGACGTTACCATAAGCACCTTCCGTCTCGTGGTGTCGGAGAACATCGACCGTTGCTATGTCCGCAGATGGCTGGAGAACGCCGCAGAGAGGAACGTGGAGGAGGTCGAGATCGAGGTGTCCGTCGGCAGTGGCGACGATGGCAGCGGCATCGTGCCGGACTCCCTCTTCCGATGCCAGTCGCTCCGCAGCCTGAAACTGGTGTTGCCGCTATGGAAGGTGGTATTTGACGACGGTGCCGTCGGTCCTGGCAGCCTGACGACCATGCACCTGAAGGGGATCCAGTCTTGCAAGTCCTCCTTGGGCACGCTGATCTCCAGCTGCCCGGTACTTCAGGAGCTGCGCTTGGAAGATTGCTACTTTGACTTGCTGAAGATTACTGCAAACGAGCTCAAGTGGCTGACGGTGTCTCGCTGCATCTTCGACGCCTACAACGAGGTCGTGATCTCAACTCCAAAGCTTCTATCGTTCCACTACACTTCCGGGAAAGCACAGGGATGCTTCATTCGCGACATGGCCAATTTAGTCGATGCAAGCATCGTTCTTTTCAATCTGAGTCTTCAGAATTCAAGTGTTCGAGCATGGAGTGTCAGTGAGATCTTCAAGGGTCTTTCACATGCAAGCTCCCTAACGATTACATATCTGGGGAATCAG CTCTCTGTGGAGGAACACCTACAATATTTGCCTATATTTCTTAACCTCAAGTACCTCAGATTAAACATCTTGTTCTCCAGGGAGTGCATGGAAGCCATCGCCTACATGCTGAAGCACATGCCTGATCTGGAGATTTTGGTGGTACACAATGAGCTG GTGTGGTACTCCATAATTGAAGAACACATATGGTGGACATCAAAAGAGCTTACCGGTGGAATGCTGAATCGACTCAAGGAAATCCAGCTAGGGAACTTTGGATCGAGCAACCATGAGACTGAGTTCATTGAATTTTTGGTGAAGAATGGAAGGATAGCACAAGATCACGATGGATCATCACTCCATCAAAAGTAA
- the LOC135631293 gene encoding galactan beta-1,4-galactosyltransferase GALS3-like isoform X1 yields MRMEKLKGERTLFAGVTCNNADMKLFLVSLVLFCSLVILIVQFLPSEITICSSTTYKWSWPQSPPHNVSSAIRSLMKEELTSDSVVKRALNAVGSAAYLFIQMGAYRGGPNSFAVVGLASKPLHVFAKPRFICEWLPLTFHGDDNSSVTASGHTILPDWGYGRVYTVVVVNCTFSVDVGADGTGGCLVLRATTGGGSDRAAETEERFIAMEETPGSVNVTMFSTPPKYDCLYCGSPLYGDLSPQRVREWIAYHANLFGLKSHFVIHDAGGVHRDVMEVLRPWMEKGLLTLQDVREQERFDGYYHNQFLVLNDCLHRYKFMAKWIFVFDMDEFIYLPSETKLESLLESFSGYTQFTIEQMPMSNTLCQFKDYGKTSRMWGIEKLVYRDARRKVRRDHKYAIQPRSASATGVHLSQNVAGPSLSETGGMIKYFHYHGTLAMRRDPCRELLNVTKIFFDNTPYVLDETLRSVAGEVRMFELKMIGPRLAHTRE; encoded by the exons ATGAGGATGGAGAAGCTCAAAGGGGAGAGAACATTATTTGCAGGTGTTACCTGCAACAATGCTGATATGAAGCTCTTTCTCGTCTCCCTTGTCCTTTTCTGCTCTTTGGTTATACTCATCGTGCAATTTCTTCCTTCTGAGATTACCATCTGCTCTTCCACTACATACAAGTGGTCATGGCCCCAATCACCACCTCATAACGTTTCTTCTGCCATTCGTAGCTTGATGAAGGAAGAGCTGACCTCTGATTCCGTGGTGAAGAGAGCTCTTAACGCTGTCGGATCCGCTGCTTACCTCTTCATACAGATGGGCGCATACCGCGGCGGCCCGAACAGCTTCGCGGTCGTCGGCCTCGCCTCGAAGCCCCTCCATGTTTTCGCCAAGCCTCGGTTCATCTGCGAGTGGCTCCCTCTTACCTTCCATGGCGACGACAACAGCTCTGTCACTGCCTCCGGTCACACCATCCTCCCCGACTGGGGCTACGGCCGCGTCTACACCGTCGTCGTCGTGAACTGCACGTTCTCGGTTGATGTCGGGGCCGATGGCACCGGAGGGTGCCTCGTGCTCCGTGCCACCACCGGCGGTGGTAGTGACCGGGCTGCGGAGACGGAAGAGAGGTTCATTGCGATGGAGGAAACTCCCGGAAGCGTCAACGTGACGATGTTTTCAACACCGCCGAAGTACGATTGCCTCTACTGCGGATCTCCGCTCTATGGCGACCTTAGCCCGCAGCGGGTGAGGGAATGGATCGCCTATCACGCGAATCTCTTCGGCTTGAAGTCGCACTTCGTGATCCATGACGCCGGCGGAGTCCACCGGGACGTGATGGAGGTGTTGAGGCCGTGGATGGAGAAGGGCCTCCTGACCTTGCAGGACGTCAGGGAGCAGGAGAGGTTCGATGGTTACTACCATAACCAGTTCCTGGTGCTCAACGATTGCTTGCATAGGTACAAGTTCATGGCGAAGTGGATCTTCGTCTTCGACATGGATGAGTTCATCTACCTGCCATCGGAAACCAAACTGGAATCACTGCTCGAATCGTTCTCCGGCTATACGCAGTTCACGATCGAGCAAATGCCAATGTCGAACACGCTCTGCCAATTCAAAGATTACGGGAAGACTTCGAG GATGTGGGGCATTGAGAAGCTGGTGTACCGGGACGCGCGGAGGAAGGTGAGGAGGGATCACAAGTACGCGATCCAGCCGCGGAGCGCGTCCGCCACCGGCGTGCACCTCTCGCAGAACGTAGCGGGGCCGAGCCTTTCCGAAACAGGGGGTATGATCAAGTACTTCCACTACCACGGCACCCTTGCCATGCGCCGTGACCCGTGCAGGGAGCTCCTGAACGTCACCAAGATCTTCTTCGACAACACGCCCTACGTCCTCGACGAGACACTGCGGTCGGTCGCCGGAGAAGTCAGGATGTTCGAGCTCAAGATGATCGGACCCCGTCTGGCTCACACACGAGAATGA
- the LOC135631293 gene encoding galactan beta-1,4-galactosyltransferase GALS3-like isoform X2: protein MKEELTSDSVVKRALNAVGSAAYLFIQMGAYRGGPNSFAVVGLASKPLHVFAKPRFICEWLPLTFHGDDNSSVTASGHTILPDWGYGRVYTVVVVNCTFSVDVGADGTGGCLVLRATTGGGSDRAAETEERFIAMEETPGSVNVTMFSTPPKYDCLYCGSPLYGDLSPQRVREWIAYHANLFGLKSHFVIHDAGGVHRDVMEVLRPWMEKGLLTLQDVREQERFDGYYHNQFLVLNDCLHRYKFMAKWIFVFDMDEFIYLPSETKLESLLESFSGYTQFTIEQMPMSNTLCQFKDYGKTSRMWGIEKLVYRDARRKVRRDHKYAIQPRSASATGVHLSQNVAGPSLSETGGMIKYFHYHGTLAMRRDPCRELLNVTKIFFDNTPYVLDETLRSVAGEVRMFELKMIGPRLAHTRE from the exons ATGAAGGAAGAGCTGACCTCTGATTCCGTGGTGAAGAGAGCTCTTAACGCTGTCGGATCCGCTGCTTACCTCTTCATACAGATGGGCGCATACCGCGGCGGCCCGAACAGCTTCGCGGTCGTCGGCCTCGCCTCGAAGCCCCTCCATGTTTTCGCCAAGCCTCGGTTCATCTGCGAGTGGCTCCCTCTTACCTTCCATGGCGACGACAACAGCTCTGTCACTGCCTCCGGTCACACCATCCTCCCCGACTGGGGCTACGGCCGCGTCTACACCGTCGTCGTCGTGAACTGCACGTTCTCGGTTGATGTCGGGGCCGATGGCACCGGAGGGTGCCTCGTGCTCCGTGCCACCACCGGCGGTGGTAGTGACCGGGCTGCGGAGACGGAAGAGAGGTTCATTGCGATGGAGGAAACTCCCGGAAGCGTCAACGTGACGATGTTTTCAACACCGCCGAAGTACGATTGCCTCTACTGCGGATCTCCGCTCTATGGCGACCTTAGCCCGCAGCGGGTGAGGGAATGGATCGCCTATCACGCGAATCTCTTCGGCTTGAAGTCGCACTTCGTGATCCATGACGCCGGCGGAGTCCACCGGGACGTGATGGAGGTGTTGAGGCCGTGGATGGAGAAGGGCCTCCTGACCTTGCAGGACGTCAGGGAGCAGGAGAGGTTCGATGGTTACTACCATAACCAGTTCCTGGTGCTCAACGATTGCTTGCATAGGTACAAGTTCATGGCGAAGTGGATCTTCGTCTTCGACATGGATGAGTTCATCTACCTGCCATCGGAAACCAAACTGGAATCACTGCTCGAATCGTTCTCCGGCTATACGCAGTTCACGATCGAGCAAATGCCAATGTCGAACACGCTCTGCCAATTCAAAGATTACGGGAAGACTTCGAG GATGTGGGGCATTGAGAAGCTGGTGTACCGGGACGCGCGGAGGAAGGTGAGGAGGGATCACAAGTACGCGATCCAGCCGCGGAGCGCGTCCGCCACCGGCGTGCACCTCTCGCAGAACGTAGCGGGGCCGAGCCTTTCCGAAACAGGGGGTATGATCAAGTACTTCCACTACCACGGCACCCTTGCCATGCGCCGTGACCCGTGCAGGGAGCTCCTGAACGTCACCAAGATCTTCTTCGACAACACGCCCTACGTCCTCGACGAGACACTGCGGTCGGTCGCCGGAGAAGTCAGGATGTTCGAGCTCAAGATGATCGGACCCCGTCTGGCTCACACACGAGAATGA
- the LOC135631589 gene encoding uncharacterized protein LOC135631589, whose protein sequence is MPAYHIEQMSADSEADYDSCVEEHSDSSKLSSPMGTEKQISVDPLSLMQMVKAGAAAADLMTHLPSLPQLARPKFVSCSLPGSALSSPKFHKSSKKWSNLARQHSAALSRFAMEQRMSLRRSKSCGEGRSSAPSDDLIDILSTRSSTEHSGNEDCVVDEPRDENSSFEDPRELRRRQGEESVKCGCLFLPGLSHKKKQVTLQAYQAEPKAEQVQKLEATREDEEEEAVDKGRISTVPRAVSLEKFDCGSWTSSLSPGLGGDVDDGVHSCFDLPLELIRSGHNDTDSPVSAAFVFDRDRKGVLKKSSSRFGSSKSQASSSNRHVRFSTSGPISYPASPSSTCITPRLQKAREEFNALLEAQSA, encoded by the coding sequence ATGCCGGCTTACCACATAGAACAGATGAGTGCAGACTCAGAAGCAGACTATGATTCCTGCGTCGAAGAGCATTCCGATTCCAGCAAGCTCAGTTCCCCCATGGGGACGGAGAAGCAGATATCGGTGGATCCGCTATCGTTGATGCAAATGGTGAAGGCAGGCGCTGCTGCCGCCGATCTGATGACGCATCTGCCGTCTCTGCCGCAGCTCGCGCGGCCCAAGTTTGTGAGCTGCAGCCTTCCTGGTTCTGCGCTCTCCTCGCCGAAGTTCCACAAGAGTTCCAAGAAATGGAGCAATCTAGCTCGCCAGCACTCGGCCGCCCTCTCTCGGTTCGCCATGGAACAGAGGATGTCCCTGCGAAGGAGCAAGTCGTGCGGGGAGGGGAGATCCTCCGCGCCATCCGATGACCTCATCGACATTTTGTCGACAAGATCGAGCACTGAGCATTCCGGTAATGAAGATTGCGTCGTCGATGAGCCCAGAGACGAGAACAGCAGCTTTGAGGATCCCAGAGAACTGCGTCGTCGTCAAGGCGAGGAGAGTGTGAAGTGTGGATGCTTGTTCTTGCCTGGCTTATCCCACAAGAAGAAACAAGTCACCTTACAGGCCTACCAAGCGGAACCCAAGGCCGAACAGGTGCAGAAATTGGAGGCCACccgagaagacgaagaagaagaggctgTCGATAAGGGCAGGATTAGCACTGTCCCACGGGCGGTTTCTCTCGAGAAATTCGACTGCGGGTCTTGGACGTCGTCGTTGTCGCCGGGTTTGGGCGGTGATGTTGATGACGGTGTTCACTCCTGCTTCGACTTGCCACTGGAGTTGATCAGAAGCGGCCACAACGACACCGACTCGCCTGTCAGTGCGGCCTTCGTGTTCGACAGGGATCGCAAGGGAGTTCTGAAGAAGAGCTCGTCGAGGTTCGGCTCGAGTAAGTCGCAGGCGTCGTCATCGAACCGCCATGTGAGATTCTCAACGTCGGGGCCCATCTCTTATCCAGCATCACCATCCTCTACCTGCATCACGCCGCGGTTGCAGAAGGCGAGAGAGGAGTTCAACGCGCTCTTGGAGGCACAGAGCGCATAG